AATACCCATTTGCAACAACATCAAGATCGTTCATGCTGAAGTTATACCGTTTTTCGAGAGCCAAGTATAATACCTGAAATGAGTAAAAGGAACTATGCTTTTAAGGATAAAATGATGGTTCACAACAACCCATCAAAAGTTTCATAATCATCGTCAAGATAGATCGTTACAAATTAAATTTTCTTGTCCGGTAGCAGCGTTTATTATTGATATCTTGTACACATCAATATAGCTTATGCCTCTTGTAATTCACATTTAAAACAGGTTCAAAGAATTGATGTACCTTTTTTTGATCAGAGGACATGAGAACTTGTAATGTACTGAACAAAGCATCGGTTAAATCATCGTCGTAAATTATATCTGCAGCTAGTAGCAAAGAAGCTCTATTCAACTCTTCCACTTCAGAAACGATCCAACCATAGCTGGACACGGTGATGGAACTTATATTTACCAATATCCTAAAACTTTTTTGTTCTAGTAGATAATTTTTACAGAACAAGATACCTTTTCTGAGCTGATGAATAATCTATGTCCGTAGGGGGCCATGGATGGTTCCAATCAAGTTCACGTACATATACAGAAGCCTTTTCATGGTATAATCCCACATTCAGATGAACATTCTTAGCACAGTTACCAAGCACTTCATCGCCGTGGTCCGTTAACCAGCAAAGCAAAAATGTTAGCTCGAAGGAATCAGATGACAGATCCATGTATCCAAACTCGTGATAAAGAGTCATGGCATCTAATTAAATAAAGTTTTACCAGTTATGAAAACTGTGTTAGCAGCACGTGCAAGTAGCATGCCAATCAAACCTGTTCAAAAAAAGTGAAAGAAATTCCTTTCATACAAGAACCACGATGAGAAATACATAAACCGACTGGTTAAAGCTCACTGGTTCTATCAATCGCTATTTACTGTCCTTGGGCCAAAAATCAGAAGACTAGATCATAGGGACGAAATGATTCaacaaacccataaaaccagaGATAAACAACTTCACCTGTACCGGCTCCAAGATCCACGGCAACGATTCCATCAAACTTGGACGAATTATACATCATATGCAGCACAAAATCGGCCAACACCAATTCTGCTCCCCAGACCTGATCGAGGAAAAACTCGTAACAATAGCACGCAGATAGAACAGAAGCTTTCCGTATGGCTTGTTAAATACACAGATTGgtattgagaagaaaaataagaGATGAATCCACtggaattaaagaaaagaaCGAAACATCACTACCAAAACATGGTAACATCTTAAAAAGGGTAAAAATAGAAAAGTTCATTTGAATTGAAGGTATGATGAGCATTCCGAGATGATGAAACAGATTTCAGTACCTGGAGACCAACACTTGGGATAGATGAGGTAACATGATGCTGTATGGTGATGACAAAAGAATCATTCCCCCGATCTGAGCATTAAAGAAACAGCATTTCTCAACAAATTTCTCACCCTCTTTGTTTTAATTTTCCCTCTAATTTGTTTGAAGGATTGGGAGATTGAGTGAAGggtattttcaaattttcagaACCATAAGACGTAGGAGCCATTTAATCAAAAGACTTCTGGTTAACATTTTAATTTCCGAACTACCACCTAAGAAAATCAACAAACAGCAGCCAAAAGCCTATATTGGAATTGACATaactttcatttcaaattcagaAAAAGTCAAGTGCTTTGTCAAAGCAAAGGATCTAAAATGGCTTCTCCTGTTCAAATTAAACATAGCTCAATTTACATGGAGAATACAACTTTTCAACTGAAGATTCTATTGCGTTATACGAGGCTAGCTGAGAGGATCTAAAGATCAACCACCCACAAACGTACATATGAACTCTACTAAATCGAACAAAAAGAAAACTCATACATTCTCACCACACGGTCAGTAAACATGGTGAACAATTCTCTAATACTTTAAAAATAGTAATATAACATGACTGAAACTTAATAAAAGCCATCAAAAGACAAGATGTGATGAAAACTATATAATTCTAATAGTCGACGAACACTTACCAGTCTGCTGAGTCCGCCG
This window of the Primulina tabacum isolate GXHZ01 chromosome 12, ASM2559414v2, whole genome shotgun sequence genome carries:
- the LOC142521259 gene encoding uncharacterized protein LOC142521259 isoform X1, encoding MTGGGTGFPEESPTQEVGGESEEEQVMSEVHLGCPPNHSGPHVSHFTVSLPRRKAVEWIGDGSGTVGAKVCEVDEDGDLILPRRTQQTDRGNDSFVITIQHHVTSSIPSVGLQVWGAELVLADFVLHMMYNSSKFDGIVAVDLGAGTGLIGMLLARAANTVFITDHGDEVLGNCAKNVHLNVGLYHEKASVYVRELDWNHPWPPTDIDYSSAQKSYGWIVSEVEELNRASLLLAADIIYDDDLTDALFSTLQVLMSSDQKKVLYLALEKRYNFSMNDLDVVANGYSHFLSYLKLDDDFEEEDAEEECWCGFVGKRVNLEEIPQYMLGYNRGNAVEILEIKYVKNK
- the LOC142521259 gene encoding uncharacterized protein LOC142521259 isoform X2; amino-acid sequence: MTGGGTGFPEESPTQEVGGESEEEQVMSEVHLGCPPNHSGPHVSHFTVSLPRRKVEWIGDGSGTVGAKVCEVDEDGDLILPRRTQQTDRGNDSFVITIQHHVTSSIPSVGLQVWGAELVLADFVLHMMYNSSKFDGIVAVDLGAGTGLIGMLLARAANTVFITDHGDEVLGNCAKNVHLNVGLYHEKASVYVRELDWNHPWPPTDIDYSSAQKSYGWIVSEVEELNRASLLLAADIIYDDDLTDALFSTLQVLMSSDQKKVLYLALEKRYNFSMNDLDVVANGYSHFLSYLKLDDDFEEEDAEEECWCGFVGKRVNLEEIPQYMLGYNRGNAVEILEIKYVKNK